The proteins below are encoded in one region of Bacteroides uniformis:
- a CDS encoding aldose epimerase family protein, with translation MKDKTNLTGLNPDNFRSVINGKDTGLYILRNGSGMEMCVTNYGAIVLSIMAPDSHGKFENVVIGFDTLEEARRQSKDYYIGATIGPVAGRILHGAFRVGEKDYHLQLNSVSNTLHSGDNGFHTVVWEAQQPCENQLLLRHFHADGEAGFPGNVTVRMMYTLTDDNGFRIDYEAETDRDTLFCPTNHAYFNLAGMGTPTTSIEDHLVRINADFYLPIDMNTNNTGEVRAVGDTPFDFRDYHSIGERINRKDLQLLNGHGYDHCFVLKKPALHELSFAATCISPSSGRRMDIYTTEPGLIMYTGNYLPGFTGMHGTVYPRRSAVCFETQCFPDTPNNPHFPSIVLREGDLYKQTCIYQFSTQP, from the coding sequence ATGAAAGATAAGACCAACCTGACGGGATTGAATCCTGATAATTTCCGGTCCGTAATCAACGGAAAGGATACCGGCCTTTATATACTGCGCAATGGCAGCGGTATGGAGATGTGCGTCACGAACTACGGGGCCATCGTCTTATCCATCATGGCTCCTGATAGTCATGGTAAGTTTGAAAATGTCGTCATAGGCTTCGATACGCTGGAAGAGGCCCGCAGGCAAAGCAAGGACTATTATATAGGAGCTACTATAGGCCCCGTAGCCGGACGCATATTGCACGGCGCTTTCCGTGTAGGAGAAAAAGATTATCACTTACAGCTTAACTCTGTTTCTAATACTCTGCACAGTGGTGATAACGGTTTTCACACGGTGGTGTGGGAAGCACAGCAACCGTGTGAAAACCAACTTCTCCTCCGGCATTTCCATGCCGATGGAGAAGCCGGTTTTCCGGGCAATGTTACGGTAAGGATGATGTATACCTTGACGGACGACAATGGGTTCCGTATAGATTATGAGGCGGAGACAGACCGCGACACCTTGTTCTGTCCCACCAATCATGCCTATTTTAACCTGGCGGGCATGGGAACTCCCACTACTTCCATTGAAGACCATCTGGTGAGGATAAACGCGGATTTCTACCTGCCTATCGACATGAATACGAACAATACCGGTGAAGTCAGGGCAGTGGGCGATACGCCTTTTGATTTCCGCGACTACCATTCCATAGGCGAACGCATCAACCGGAAAGACTTGCAGTTGCTCAACGGCCACGGTTATGACCACTGTTTTGTCTTGAAGAAACCCGCGCTGCATGAGCTCTCTTTCGCCGCCACCTGCATCAGTCCGTCCAGTGGGCGCAGAATGGATATCTATACCACAGAGCCGGGGCTTATCATGTACACCGGCAATTATTTGCCGGGCTTCACGGGCATGCATGGCACTGTGTATCCGCGTCGTAGCGCCGTCTGCTTTGAAACCCAGTGCTTTCCCGATACACCGAACAATCCGCATTTCCCCTCCATCGTATTACGTGAAGGAGACCTTTATAAACAGACATGTATTTATCAATTCAGTACGCAACCATGA
- a CDS encoding DUF4248 domain-containing protein → MKTEKEKREEEEEDLRPFRIHAYSKEELAMLYNPTYCISNAIYTLAAWIRHNKALKGELEKVGYNKYRRTFTPLEVKVLVKYLGEP, encoded by the coding sequence ATGAAAACAGAAAAAGAAAAGAGGGAAGAGGAGGAGGAAGACCTTCGTCCGTTCCGCATCCACGCCTATTCGAAGGAGGAGCTTGCCATGCTCTACAACCCGACTTACTGCATCAGCAATGCCATCTATACCCTGGCGGCATGGATACGCCACAACAAGGCACTGAAGGGTGAGCTGGAGAAGGTGGGCTACAACAAATACCGGCGCACCTTCACTCCGCTGGAAGTGAAAGTGCTGGTGAAGTATCTGGGAGAACCCTGA
- the proS gene encoding proline--tRNA ligase: MAVELKDLTKRSENYSQWYNELVVKADLAEQSAVRGCMVIKPYGYAIWEKMQRQLDDMFKETGHVNAYFPLLIPKSFLSREAEHVEGFAKECAVVTHYRLKNDPNGGGVVVDPAAKLEEELIIRPTSETIIWNTYKNWINSYRDLPILCNQWANVFRWEMRTRLFLRTAEFLWQEGHTAHATREEAEEEAVKMLNVYAEFAEKYMAVPVVKGVKSANERFAGALNTYTIEAMMQDGKALQSGTSHFLGQNFAKAFDVQFVNKENKLEYVWATSWGVSTRLMGALIMTHSDDNGLVLPPHLAPIQVVIVPIYKNAEMLAKIDEKVAGIVAKLKSMGISVKYDNADNKRPGFKFADYEVKGVPVRLVMGGRDLENNTMEIMRRDTLEKETRSCEGIEEYVKDLLEDIQANVYKKALDYRNSRITSVDSYEEFKEKIEEGGFILAHWDGTTETEEKIKEETKATIRCIPFDSFVPGDKEPGKCMVTGKPSACRVIFARSY; this comes from the coding sequence ATGGCAGTAGAATTGAAAGACCTTACCAAACGTAGTGAGAACTATTCTCAGTGGTACAACGAGTTGGTGGTAAAAGCCGATTTGGCAGAACAATCGGCTGTACGCGGCTGTATGGTGATCAAGCCTTACGGATACGCTATCTGGGAGAAGATGCAACGTCAGTTGGACGATATGTTCAAGGAAACGGGACACGTCAACGCTTATTTTCCCTTGCTTATTCCGAAATCATTCCTCAGCCGTGAAGCGGAACATGTGGAAGGCTTTGCCAAAGAGTGTGCCGTCGTGACGCACTATCGTTTGAAGAACGATCCGAATGGCGGCGGTGTGGTGGTGGACCCTGCTGCAAAACTGGAAGAAGAGCTGATTATCCGCCCCACTTCCGAAACCATCATCTGGAACACCTACAAGAACTGGATCAATTCATACCGCGACCTGCCTATCTTGTGCAACCAGTGGGCAAACGTGTTCCGTTGGGAAATGCGTACCCGTCTGTTCCTCCGTACCGCCGAATTCCTCTGGCAGGAAGGACACACGGCACATGCCACTCGCGAGGAAGCCGAAGAAGAAGCGGTAAAGATGCTGAATGTATATGCCGAGTTTGCCGAAAAATACATGGCGGTGCCCGTGGTAAAGGGCGTGAAGTCTGCCAACGAGCGTTTTGCCGGTGCCCTCAACACCTACACCATCGAAGCGATGATGCAGGACGGAAAGGCTTTGCAGAGCGGTACTTCCCACTTCTTGGGACAGAACTTCGCCAAGGCGTTCGATGTACAGTTCGTCAATAAGGAGAACAAGCTGGAGTATGTTTGGGCTACCTCCTGGGGTGTTTCCACCCGTCTGATGGGAGCGCTTATCATGACGCATTCCGATGACAACGGTCTGGTACTTCCTCCGCACCTGGCTCCGATACAAGTAGTCATCGTACCTATCTACAAGAATGCGGAGATGCTGGCTAAGATTGACGAGAAAGTGGCAGGCATTGTTGCCAAGCTGAAATCGATGGGCATTTCCGTGAAGTACGACAATGCCGACAACAAACGTCCGGGCTTCAAGTTTGCCGACTATGAGGTGAAGGGTGTTCCCGTTCGTCTGGTGATGGGTGGCCGCGACCTGGAGAACAATACAATGGAAATCATGCGTCGCGATACACTGGAGAAGGAGACGCGTTCCTGCGAGGGTATCGAAGAGTACGTGAAGGATTTGCTCGAGGACATTCAGGCAAATGTCTACAAGAAAGCGCTCGATTACCGTAACAGCCGCATCACCAGCGTGGACAGCTACGAGGAATTCAAGGAAAAGATTGAAGAAGGCGGCTTCATTCTGGCTCATTGGGACGGGACTACCGAAACCGAAGAGAAAATCAAGGAAGAGACCAAAGCAACCATCCGTTGTATTCCCTTCGATTCATTTGTTCCGGGTGACAAGGAACCGGGCAAGTGTATGGTTACCGGCAAGCCTTCTGCCTGCCGCGTGATTTTCGCACGTTCCTATTAA
- a CDS encoding D-lyxose/D-mannose family sugar isomerase, whose product MKRSEINQYIREAKAFMTKYHFMLPPWADWTPDDWKTKGPECDDIRERAMGWDLTDFGWGDFLKIGLTLVTLRNGSLQKKDKPYCEKIMFVRCGQVTPTHFHWLKTEDIINRGGGILCMRLWKADKETEMLTEEPLVVSIDGVSTRVAPGETVRLAPGQSICYEPYLYHTFWAEDDHCLVGEVSTVNDDMRDNRFLTPKGRFPQIEEDVPAEHLLCNEYPEV is encoded by the coding sequence ATGAAACGCAGTGAAATCAATCAATATATCCGCGAAGCCAAAGCATTTATGACAAAGTACCACTTCATGCTGCCTCCATGGGCGGACTGGACTCCGGACGACTGGAAGACCAAAGGACCGGAATGTGATGATATCCGGGAAAGAGCCATGGGTTGGGACCTGACCGACTTCGGCTGGGGCGATTTCCTGAAAATCGGCCTGACGCTGGTAACCCTCCGTAATGGAAGTCTGCAGAAGAAAGACAAACCCTATTGTGAAAAGATTATGTTTGTCCGCTGCGGACAAGTTACTCCCACCCATTTCCATTGGCTGAAAACGGAAGACATCATCAACCGGGGTGGAGGAATCCTCTGCATGCGTCTGTGGAAGGCCGACAAGGAAACTGAAATGCTGACTGAAGAACCGCTTGTCGTTTCCATCGACGGAGTCAGTACACGGGTAGCTCCCGGAGAAACGGTGCGTCTTGCTCCCGGACAAAGCATTTGTTATGAGCCTTATCTCTACCATACTTTCTGGGCCGAGGACGACCATTGTCTGGTAGGCGAAGTCTCTACAGTGAACGATGACATGAGAGACAACCGTTTCCTCACCCCCAAGGGGCGTTTCCCGCAGATAGAAGAGGATGTTCCGGCCGAACATCTGTTGTGCAACGAATATCCCGAAGTTTAG
- a CDS encoding metallophosphoesterase encodes MKNRIILCLGCLLAFLQLRAQVNTNQQHLCNPNSFSIVLLGDPQNYVKYDYNQPVFELMTAWTAHHIDSLRVKAVLCTGDLVDQNECILPPFPRFGNLTSREQWTFVSRAFGRLDNKVPYLISTGNHDYGYTRSENSMTRFPEYFPIERNSLWRKTIVAATNNRNGLPTLENAAMEITDEHWGRILIIAVEFAPRDEVLSWARELVAAPRFKDHTVILITHSYLTGFDSKRITKEGYKITPSNTGEGIWQKLVQPSANIRLVLCGHYATPNERLDYTTGFRTDKNAAGHDVHQMMFNCQALGGGMSGNGGDGWLRLLEFLPDGHTVQVRTYSPLFGFSPQTKDKAWRTESYDQFQFTIK; translated from the coding sequence ATGAAAAACAGAATCATTCTTTGTTTGGGATGCCTGCTGGCATTCCTCCAGCTCCGGGCACAAGTCAATACCAACCAGCAGCATTTGTGCAATCCTAATTCTTTTTCCATCGTCCTGCTGGGCGACCCGCAAAACTACGTGAAGTATGACTATAACCAGCCGGTTTTTGAGCTGATGACGGCGTGGACCGCTCATCATATAGACTCCCTCCGTGTAAAGGCGGTGCTTTGTACGGGCGACTTGGTAGACCAGAATGAATGTATTCTACCTCCCTTCCCGCGTTTCGGGAATCTTACGAGCCGGGAGCAGTGGACATTTGTGTCGCGGGCTTTCGGGCGGTTGGACAACAAGGTCCCTTATCTCATTTCTACCGGAAACCATGATTACGGCTACACCCGTTCGGAGAACTCGATGACCCGTTTCCCGGAATATTTCCCGATAGAGCGCAACAGCCTATGGAGAAAGACCATCGTGGCCGCCACCAATAACAGAAACGGCCTGCCTACGCTGGAGAATGCCGCCATGGAGATAACGGACGAGCATTGGGGGAGGATTTTGATTATTGCCGTTGAATTTGCCCCGCGCGACGAGGTCTTGTCATGGGCCAGGGAGCTGGTGGCTGCCCCGCGCTTCAAGGACCATACGGTGATTCTCATCACCCATTCCTACCTTACCGGCTTCGACAGCAAGCGCATCACCAAAGAAGGCTATAAGATAACCCCGTCCAATACGGGCGAAGGCATCTGGCAGAAGCTGGTGCAACCTTCCGCCAACATCCGTCTTGTGTTGTGCGGACACTATGCCACTCCGAATGAACGGTTGGACTATACCACGGGATTCCGTACCGACAAGAATGCAGCCGGACACGATGTGCACCAGATGATGTTCAACTGCCAGGCGTTGGGTGGCGGCATGAGTGGAAACGGGGGAGACGGCTGGCTGCGTCTGCTCGAATTCCTGCCCGACGGACATACGGTGCAGGTCAGGACCTATTCTCCGCTTTTCGGCTTTTCTCCTCAAACCAAGGACAAGGCATGGCGTACGGAATCTTATGACCAGTTTCAATTCACGATAAAATAA
- a CDS encoding HU family DNA-binding protein, with translation MGVPFKKIARKDPRKADAVAKFYPQLVTLGDNATLDDIAYVMKEKSSLTLGDIQSVLTNFVEAMITTLYSGQSVNIKNFGVFSLSARTAGVLDVKECTAKNIKAVKINFRPSSTVRPDIAATRAGQKIDFYDLEALVNKGDGEGGSSGGGSGSGDGGGSDGDQGENPLG, from the coding sequence ATGGGAGTACCATTCAAGAAAATTGCGAGGAAAGATCCTCGAAAGGCAGATGCGGTGGCAAAGTTCTACCCGCAGCTGGTGACACTGGGCGACAATGCGACGCTGGACGACATTGCGTATGTGATGAAAGAGAAGAGTTCGCTGACGCTGGGAGACATCCAGAGTGTATTGACCAATTTTGTGGAGGCCATGATTACGACCCTCTACAGTGGCCAGTCGGTGAATATCAAGAACTTTGGCGTATTCAGTCTGTCGGCGCGTACGGCAGGCGTACTGGATGTAAAGGAGTGCACCGCAAAGAACATCAAGGCGGTGAAAATCAATTTCCGGCCTTCCAGCACCGTAAGACCGGACATCGCCGCCACGCGTGCCGGGCAGAAGATTGACTTCTACGACTTGGAAGCATTGGTGAACAAGGGAGACGGTGAAGGAGGAAGCTCCGGCGGCGGTTCCGGCTCGGGAGACGGAGGCGGTTCGGACGGAGACCAGGGTGAAAATCCATTGGGATAA
- a CDS encoding glycosyltransferase family protein — protein MKVLFIVQGEGRGHLTQAITMEELLRRNGHEVVEVLVGKSNSRCLPGFFNRSIQAPVKRFLSPNFLPTPANKRASLARSVAYNLTRLPVYLKSMHYIHRRIEESGAELVINFYELLTGLTYLLFRPSVPQISVGHQYLFLHRDFEFPGKNGFHLWLLRLFTRLTCIGAREKLALSFREMEDDEEAHIRVVPPLLRREVLSCEGTEGDYLHGYMVNSGFGENIRHWHSAHPEIPLHFFWDKQDEAEVCRVDDTLSFHQLDDVKFLRYMAGCKAYATTAGFESVCEAMYLGKPLLMVPAHIEQDCNAYDAFRSGAGVISEEFDLERLLDFSEHFRPNMAFRYWVRSCDWRILRCIEREEKEETFFGVSSSCRPFFPAT, from the coding sequence ATGAAAGTCCTTTTTATCGTTCAAGGAGAAGGCCGCGGGCATCTGACCCAAGCCATTACAATGGAAGAGCTGCTGCGCCGCAACGGTCACGAAGTAGTGGAAGTGTTGGTGGGCAAAAGCAATTCGCGCTGTCTGCCCGGTTTCTTCAACCGCAGCATTCAAGCTCCGGTGAAACGCTTTCTCAGTCCCAATTTCCTGCCTACGCCTGCCAACAAGCGGGCAAGTCTTGCGCGCAGTGTGGCCTATAATCTCACCCGTCTGCCCGTCTATCTGAAAAGCATGCACTATATACACCGCCGCATTGAGGAGAGTGGCGCCGAACTGGTCATCAACTTCTACGAACTGCTCACGGGGCTGACCTATCTCTTGTTCCGTCCTTCCGTCCCTCAAATAAGCGTCGGGCACCAGTACCTGTTCCTGCACCGCGATTTCGAGTTTCCCGGTAAGAACGGCTTCCATCTGTGGCTGCTCCGCCTTTTCACCCGCCTCACGTGCATAGGTGCCCGCGAAAAACTCGCCCTTTCCTTCCGCGAGATGGAGGATGACGAAGAAGCGCATATCCGCGTGGTTCCGCCATTGCTGCGGAGGGAGGTGCTGTCGTGCGAAGGTACGGAAGGGGATTATCTCCACGGATACATGGTAAACTCCGGTTTTGGCGAGAATATCCGTCACTGGCACAGTGCCCATCCGGAAATACCCCTCCACTTCTTCTGGGACAAGCAGGACGAAGCCGAGGTGTGCCGTGTGGACGACACCTTGAGTTTCCATCAGCTCGATGACGTCAAATTCCTGCGCTACATGGCAGGCTGCAAGGCCTATGCCACCACTGCCGGCTTCGAGTCGGTCTGCGAGGCGATGTATCTGGGCAAGCCTTTGCTGATGGTTCCGGCGCATATCGAGCAGGACTGTAACGCCTACGATGCATTCCGTAGCGGTGCCGGTGTCATCTCCGAGGAGTTCGATTTGGAACGTCTGCTGGACTTCTCGGAGCATTTCCGTCCGAACATGGCTTTCCGCTATTGGGTGCGTAGCTGCGACTGGCGTATCCTGCGCTGTATAGAGAGGGAAGAAAAAGAGGAAACCTTTTTCGGGGTTTCCTCTTCCTGCCGTCCTTTCTTTCCGGCGACTTAA
- a CDS encoding YhcH/YjgK/YiaL family protein has protein sequence MYLSAQTSPEWTSGNAKKWMKSAVWSNGWTVSPHKSVNAVEFACQYHKNKDVWDAAFRFLAEHDLEALSIGNHVILEGKCWATVSEYIPKEVEKGNIESHLRFVDLQYVLWGNEKMGLASDVEVRQAYNSKKDVAFYTSSRIKHYSADAGSFFLFFPSDIHQPSVRGKGELVKSRKIVIKIEYVD, from the coding sequence ATGTATTTATCAGCACAGACAAGTCCGGAGTGGACTTCCGGAAATGCGAAGAAATGGATGAAAAGTGCCGTTTGGTCCAATGGCTGGACTGTCTCTCCCCATAAATCAGTCAATGCTGTTGAATTTGCCTGCCAATATCATAAGAACAAGGATGTCTGGGATGCTGCATTCCGCTTTCTTGCCGAACATGATTTGGAAGCGCTGTCCATTGGCAACCATGTCATTCTGGAGGGGAAATGCTGGGCTACGGTCAGTGAATACATTCCCAAAGAGGTGGAGAAAGGGAATATTGAAAGTCACCTCCGTTTTGTCGACCTTCAGTATGTACTCTGGGGAAATGAAAAGATGGGGCTGGCAAGTGACGTCGAAGTACGTCAGGCGTATAATTCAAAAAAGGATGTTGCTTTTTATACCTCTTCCCGGATAAAACACTACTCTGCCGATGCCGGCAGTTTCTTCTTGTTTTTCCCTTCGGACATTCACCAGCCTTCTGTTCGGGGAAAGGGGGAACTTGTTAAAAGCAGGAAGATTGTGATTAAAATAGAATATGTAGATTAG
- a CDS encoding RagB/SusD family nutrient uptake outer membrane protein, producing MKIKILSGILLISGVSFFTSCHGDLNVIQPSQFTSLSMWTEESDATSAVNGAYTQFRSAFSDLLNIYGEMRSNWYESGAVNDAFFNRVGTNVLLSGDAGTNWSSIYTTINSANLILKHTPEISFTNEATRNEVMANAYFLRAYCYFTLVRVFGDCPLLTSGFESEKQEDMYPSRTAASEVYAQVETDIEEALRLMPASSKLLHKASPAAINMLRTEYYLWKAKRLGGGNAALSTAQSSVDAVLKAGYALLPTFADIFNLSNEANSELIWTLPYIVNENVTPGTSPNFFAYYLAPNGDRTRLREAGYTEDEVPAGSHAQYVVPTQAYCDFLAEDARDTRTDVSVRVFEDKFLTEEVQIKRMVVKFKGSFANDTRSFDSDVPVYRLAEAYLLKAEVENALGNTDAALQNLNVVAKRAYGVDNYYTARTQDAIDNAIISEILKEFVAESKAWWAYLRFNKEFELIETLKGREGEKNVTLWPIAPACLNTNPNITQTEGYK from the coding sequence ATGAAAATAAAAATATTATCCGGCATTCTTCTTATAAGTGGGGTCTCGTTTTTTACATCATGTCATGGAGACCTGAATGTGATACAGCCCAGCCAGTTCACCAGCTTGTCCATGTGGACAGAGGAGAGCGATGCTACGAGTGCGGTAAATGGAGCATATACTCAATTCCGTTCCGCCTTTTCCGATTTGCTCAACATCTATGGAGAGATGCGCTCAAACTGGTATGAGAGTGGGGCGGTAAATGATGCGTTTTTTAATAGAGTGGGTACAAACGTATTGCTGAGCGGTGATGCAGGTACAAATTGGAGTAGTATATATACTACCATTAATAGTGCAAATTTGATTCTGAAGCATACTCCGGAAATCTCTTTCACCAATGAAGCTACACGTAATGAGGTGATGGCCAATGCCTATTTCCTACGGGCATATTGTTACTTTACTCTGGTGCGGGTATTCGGTGACTGTCCACTACTGACTTCCGGCTTTGAGTCAGAAAAGCAGGAGGACATGTATCCCAGCCGTACGGCGGCCTCTGAAGTATATGCTCAGGTCGAAACCGATATAGAAGAAGCTTTAAGGTTGATGCCCGCTTCTTCCAAGCTTCTCCATAAGGCATCTCCGGCAGCCATCAACATGTTGCGTACTGAATATTACTTATGGAAGGCAAAGCGTCTGGGAGGAGGGAATGCGGCTCTGAGTACGGCGCAGTCTTCTGTTGATGCGGTATTGAAAGCCGGATATGCACTTCTTCCCACGTTTGCCGATATTTTCAATTTAAGCAACGAAGCCAATTCTGAGCTTATCTGGACATTGCCCTATATCGTCAATGAAAATGTGACTCCGGGAACATCCCCCAACTTTTTCGCCTATTATCTGGCACCTAACGGTGACAGAACCCGGCTGAGGGAAGCCGGATATACCGAGGATGAGGTTCCTGCCGGTTCCCATGCCCAGTATGTTGTGCCCACGCAAGCCTATTGCGATTTCCTGGCTGAGGATGCACGTGACACGCGTACGGATGTTTCAGTACGGGTATTCGAGGATAAGTTCCTGACGGAAGAAGTACAGATTAAAAGGATGGTTGTGAAGTTCAAAGGCTCCTTTGCCAATGATACGCGTAGTTTTGACAGTGATGTCCCCGTCTATCGTTTGGCCGAAGCCTATCTTTTGAAAGCTGAAGTGGAAAATGCCTTGGGAAATACGGATGCCGCTTTGCAGAATCTGAATGTAGTGGCCAAGCGTGCTTATGGGGTAGACAACTACTACACGGCAAGGACTCAGGATGCCATAGACAATGCCATTATCAGCGAAATACTGAAAGAGTTTGTCGCAGAATCAAAAGCATGGTGGGCATACCTTCGCTTTAATAAGGAATTCGAGCTTATTGAGACCTTGAAGGGGCGTGAAGGGGAGAAGAATGTTACCTTGTGGCCTATTGCTCCTGCTTGTCTCAATACTAATCCGAATATAACACAAACGGAAGGTTACAAATAA
- a CDS encoding sialidase family protein, which produces MRYKTILLLVLSAWGIMACQNYTDKIAVEIRQPVYPVLTLKEHNPVLCLRLIRNSGVAYQLEKINFTLDGTVRSGDVVSASLFLDKNCGQVCASAKPVNKQLSFKVGRQIEEDTLTCWVTLRLRDDAAQATSKIEISCSSVQTDLGLVGIRQLPAVKPLRIGVALRQPGQDGVHTSRIPGLVTSTKGTLLALYDARNERDDDLQGDIDIAINRSEDGGRTWQPMQTVLDMKEWGGLPQKYNGVSDGCILSDDFTGDLYVIGLWMHGVLDPKTGKWIENLTDTSTVWNHQWRAHGSQPGYGVKQSSQFLISKSTDDGLTWSEPRNITRQVKKEKWWLLAPGPGRGITMEDGTLVFPVEGRNEDGLQFSTIMWSKDKGENWTVGEPAYYNTNECQVVELSDHSLMLNMRERSNRGRQEGNGRAIAVTADLGKTWTEHPTSRRALIEPACQASLLRHDYIEDGEERHVLLFANPNSKERRNNITIKVSFDDGQTWPEEYWMLLDEGRGAGYSCMTSIDEHTIGIFYEGSQADIQFQAIPLKELLKK; this is translated from the coding sequence ATGAGATATAAGACTATACTTTTACTGGTCTTGTCTGCTTGGGGCATCATGGCATGCCAAAATTATACGGATAAGATAGCGGTGGAGATTCGGCAACCGGTATATCCGGTGTTGACATTGAAGGAGCATAATCCGGTATTGTGTCTGCGTCTGATTAGGAACAGCGGCGTGGCATATCAGTTGGAAAAGATAAATTTCACTTTGGATGGAACTGTCCGTTCCGGTGATGTCGTTTCCGCTTCGCTGTTCTTGGATAAGAATTGTGGGCAGGTTTGTGCAAGTGCCAAACCGGTGAACAAACAATTGAGTTTTAAGGTAGGCCGGCAGATAGAGGAAGATACACTGACATGCTGGGTGACACTCCGACTGAGGGATGATGCGGCGCAGGCTACAAGCAAGATTGAAATCTCATGCAGCAGTGTCCAGACAGACTTGGGGCTGGTGGGCATCCGCCAGTTGCCCGCAGTAAAGCCGCTCCGTATAGGAGTGGCCCTGCGGCAGCCGGGTCAGGACGGGGTACACACTTCCCGCATTCCCGGATTGGTGACTTCGACGAAAGGTACCTTGCTGGCCTTGTATGATGCACGCAATGAAAGAGATGACGATTTGCAGGGCGACATTGATATTGCCATCAATCGCAGTGAAGATGGAGGGCGGACTTGGCAACCCATGCAGACTGTTCTGGATATGAAAGAATGGGGCGGGCTACCTCAGAAATATAATGGAGTGAGTGATGGTTGCATCTTGTCGGATGATTTCACCGGAGACCTCTATGTCATAGGGTTATGGATGCACGGAGTCTTGGACCCCAAGACGGGCAAATGGATAGAGAATCTTACCGATACCTCGACCGTATGGAACCACCAGTGGCGTGCGCACGGTTCTCAGCCGGGATATGGTGTCAAACAAAGTTCTCAATTCCTGATTAGTAAGAGTACCGACGACGGACTTACCTGGAGTGAGCCGCGTAACATTACCCGCCAAGTAAAAAAGGAAAAATGGTGGCTGCTTGCTCCCGGACCGGGTCGTGGCATCACAATGGAAGACGGTACATTGGTATTTCCGGTAGAGGGGCGGAACGAAGACGGGCTTCAGTTCTCTACAATCATGTGGAGTAAAGACAAGGGCGAAAACTGGACCGTAGGCGAACCGGCCTACTACAATACCAACGAATGTCAGGTGGTAGAACTTTCAGACCATTCCTTGATGTTGAACATGCGTGAGCGCAGCAACCGGGGACGTCAGGAAGGTAATGGGCGGGCCATTGCCGTCACTGCCGATTTGGGAAAAACGTGGACGGAACATCCCACGTCGCGCAGAGCTCTCATTGAACCGGCTTGCCAGGCATCCTTGCTGCGCCATGATTATATTGAAGACGGAGAAGAACGTCATGTATTACTCTTTGCCAATCCTAATTCAAAAGAGCGCCGTAACAACATTACCATTAAGGTGAGTTTCGATGACGGGCAAACTTGGCCCGAGGAGTATTGGATGTTGTTGGATGAAGGTAGGGGGGCGGGGTACTCTTGCATGACTTCTATTGACGAGCATACCATAGGTATCTTTTATGAGGGGAGTCAAGCCGACATTCAGTTCCAGGCTATCCCGCTGAAAGAATTATTGAAGAAATAA
- a CDS encoding smalltalk protein, which yields MKKSIWDKILKVVIAVASAILGALGANAMNVSI from the coding sequence ATGAAAAAAAGTATCTGGGATAAAATTCTGAAAGTCGTAATTGCAGTAGCCTCCGCCATCTTAGGGGCATTGGGAGCCAATGCGATGAACGTGAGCATTTAA
- a CDS encoding type II toxin-antitoxin system RelE/ParE family toxin produces the protein MEIVWSKLAYEHFLEILIYVENNFGMLTAQKTRQKIQDKVNLLAKHPYIGIIDSNFSTLFNNITVRHLKLSPNVIYYLIDENRIVIAAMLHSKQSPETVRKTISEFLKQYK, from the coding sequence ATGGAAATAGTCTGGTCTAAGTTGGCTTATGAGCACTTTTTAGAGATACTTATTTATGTAGAGAATAATTTTGGCATGTTGACGGCACAGAAAACACGTCAAAAGATACAAGACAAAGTAAATCTTTTAGCAAAACATCCGTATATAGGAATTATAGACAGTAATTTTTCTACTCTATTTAACAACATTACTGTCCGTCATTTAAAACTTTCCCCTAACGTGATATATTATTTGATTGATGAGAATAGGATTGTCATTGCAGCAATGCTTCATTCAAAACAATCTCCGGAAACTGTACGTAAAACAATCTCAGAATTTCTGAAGCAATATAAATAG